The Pyrus communis chromosome 2, drPyrComm1.1, whole genome shotgun sequence genome includes a window with the following:
- the LOC137724043 gene encoding 2-oxoglutarate-dependent dioxygenase 19-like: MAGTEATTLLLSTQSQRPCFYSSSVSKNKNLVNSFSGYEGESCYVLPNPVIDYSMLISGDVLKRTKAISDLNEACLNFGFFTVTNHGIPDSLMGSVMNWLSKFFYQNDEEKRRYETNDSKDKIRFRWGGRTQRELLHMRAHPTFHCPTKPANSTVLQEYCEKMREMGVQLLRGISKSLGLEEDYIEKKMNLESGYNVFGPNYYPALSHSSDDKNQIGQFPHRDPGLLVLLAQDVDGGLQIEHQKKWFNANFPPSSIFVILADHIEILTNGKYKSLLHRVALTNEVERKSLPFFFGPSLESTVRPAPEFVDEHNPPFYREMTYNDYLESNKHHVIEARANLNQIRI; encoded by the exons ATGGCTGGAACTGAAGCAACTACTCTACTGCTTTCTACTCAAAGCCAAAGGCCTTGTTTTTACTCGAGCAGTGTGTCGAAAAATAAGAATTTGGTCAACTCCTTTTCAGGATATGAAGGTGAATCATGTTATGTACTTCCAAATCCAGTCATTGACTACTCCATGCTCATCTCCGGTGATGTTCTAAAACGTACTAAAGCCATCAGTGACCTTAACGAAGCTTGCCTCAACTTTGGCTTCTTTACA GTGACGAATCATGGGATCCCGGACAGCCTGATGGGGAGTGTTATGAATTGgctttccaaatttttttatcagAATGACGAGGAGAAGCGACGATATGAGACAAATGATTCGAAGGATAAAATCAGATTCCGGTGGGGTGGCAGAACCCAAAGAGAGCTTCTTCACATGAGAGCACATCCCACCTTTCATTGCCCAAcaaagcctgccaattccac GGTTTTACAAGAGTATTGTGAGAAAATGCGAGAAATGGGAGTCCAATTACTTAGAGGGATTTCAAAATCCCTAGGGCTTGAAGAGGACTACATAGAGAAGAAAATGAACCTGGAATCTGGCTATAATGTTTTCGGACCAAATTACTATCCGGCGCTGTCGCATTCATCGGACGACAAGAATCAGATTGGCCAATTCCCTCATCGTGACCCTGGCTTACTTGTCCTCCTTGCTCAAGACGTTGATGGGGGACTTCAGATTGAGCACCAGAAAAAGTGGTTCAATGCAAACTTTCCTCCGAGTTCCATCTTTGTCATTCTTGCTGACCATATAGAG ATTCTGACCAATGGGAAGTACAAGAGCTTGTTGCATCGGGTGGCTTTGACCAACGAAGTGGAAAGGAAGAGTTTACCCTTCTTTTTTGGACCATCATTGGAATCAACTGTGAGGCCTGCACCTGAGTTTGTAGACGAGCACAACCCACCCTTTTATCGTGAAATGACTTATAATGACTACTTGGAATCCAATAAGCACCATGTGATTGAAGCCAGAGCAAACTTGAATCAGATTCGAATCTGA